A section of the Sporosarcina sp. ANT_H38 genome encodes:
- a CDS encoding HNH endonuclease produces the protein MLEHTTEAKRLYKSAAWRRCRTSYIQSVFGLCERCEMPGLIVHHKIYINSSNVNNPSVTLNHDNLEYLCQTCHNNEHFGKVAVVREGLSFDSDGNLVESGSPPM, from the coding sequence ATGCTTGAACATACAACAGAAGCTAAACGATTATACAAATCAGCAGCATGGCGAAGATGTCGCACATCATATATCCAATCTGTATTTGGTTTATGTGAACGATGCGAAATGCCAGGACTAATCGTTCATCATAAAATCTATATCAATTCATCGAATGTAAACAATCCAAGCGTCACACTCAATCACGACAACCTTGAATACTTATGTCAGACGTGTCACAACAATGAACACTTTGGGAAAGTGGCAGTAGTGAGAGAAGGCTTGTCGTTTGATTCAGATGGGAATCTTGTGGAGAGCGGGAGCCCCCCCATGTAA
- a CDS encoding terminase large subunit: MIRYPLAYNPIIDYYNSIVSGEEVVSIKVRKIYKKLVDDIYDDSREYEYSCKRANHALEFIENFCKHSKGKWGGKPIELELWQKAFTAAAFGFIHKLDETRQYREVLLIVARKNGKSTIASGIGLYLQIADGEPGAEVYAVATKRDQAKLVWLDAKRMVQKSPTLRKRIKPLVSELRADFNDSSFKPLGSDSETLDGLNVHGAMMDEIHAWKDKNLYDVIVDGTSSREQPLIFMITTAGTIRESVYDMKYEEAELLLNGFDDPSGYIDDRFLPIIYELDDRKEWTDESMWKKSNPGLGSIKKLDQLQTKVNKAKANPLLVKNLLTKDFNIRETSDEAWLTFEQINNQATFDLEILKPNYAVGGADLSSSVDLTAACILFQLPEDDTIYAKHMYWLPEDLLEQRTKEDHIPYDKWMDMEFLRTTPGNKVHYKFVVEWFVEMRDEYGVYIPWLGYDSWSADYFVEDLQNNFGKESTIPVIQGKKTLSSPMRNLGADLSAKRINYGNNPITKWCLSNTSVEIDKNDNIQPVKGKNQRKRIDGLAAMLDAYVIFEDKYEEYKNMI, translated from the coding sequence GTGATTAGATATCCATTAGCTTATAATCCAATAATTGATTACTACAATAGTATAGTGTCAGGTGAAGAAGTCGTATCAATTAAGGTTCGCAAGATATACAAAAAACTCGTGGATGATATTTACGATGACTCAAGGGAATATGAATACAGTTGCAAGCGAGCGAATCATGCACTGGAATTCATCGAAAACTTCTGCAAACATTCGAAAGGTAAATGGGGCGGAAAGCCGATTGAATTAGAGTTGTGGCAAAAAGCTTTCACTGCTGCAGCATTCGGTTTTATTCACAAATTAGACGAGACGCGACAATACAGAGAAGTCTTATTGATCGTTGCTCGTAAAAACGGAAAGTCTACTATTGCTTCTGGCATCGGTTTATATCTACAAATCGCTGATGGTGAACCTGGTGCAGAAGTGTACGCGGTTGCCACTAAACGCGATCAAGCTAAATTGGTGTGGCTAGATGCAAAACGGATGGTGCAGAAATCCCCAACGTTAAGAAAGCGGATTAAACCACTAGTCAGCGAATTAAGAGCAGACTTCAACGACAGTAGCTTCAAGCCGCTCGGATCTGACTCCGAAACACTCGATGGACTCAACGTCCACGGGGCTATGATGGATGAAATCCATGCTTGGAAAGACAAAAATCTGTACGATGTAATTGTGGATGGTACATCTTCGCGCGAACAACCTTTAATTTTCATGATTACGACAGCCGGAACTATTCGTGAATCGGTATACGATATGAAATACGAAGAAGCAGAACTGTTACTGAACGGGTTTGACGATCCAAGCGGATATATAGATGACCGCTTCCTACCTATCATCTATGAACTAGACGATAGAAAAGAGTGGACGGATGAATCGATGTGGAAGAAATCCAACCCCGGCCTAGGTAGTATTAAAAAACTTGATCAGTTGCAAACAAAAGTAAATAAAGCTAAAGCGAATCCTTTGTTAGTGAAAAACTTATTAACGAAGGATTTTAATATCCGTGAAACATCCGATGAAGCATGGCTGACTTTTGAACAGATTAATAATCAAGCTACATTTGACTTAGAAATATTAAAACCGAACTATGCAGTTGGAGGCGCAGACTTATCAAGCTCCGTCGATTTAACTGCTGCATGTATTCTGTTCCAACTACCAGAGGATGACACGATATACGCGAAGCACATGTATTGGTTGCCGGAAGATTTACTCGAACAACGAACGAAAGAAGACCACATCCCCTACGACAAGTGGATGGACATGGAGTTTCTACGGACGACGCCAGGCAACAAAGTTCATTACAAGTTCGTGGTCGAGTGGTTTGTCGAGATGCGTGATGAATACGGGGTGTATATTCCGTGGCTCGGATATGACTCGTGGTCCGCCGATTACTTTGTGGAGGATTTACAAAATAATTTTGGGAAAGAATCTACTATACCTGTTATTCAAGGTAAAAAAACACTCTCATCACCTATGAGGAATTTAGGCGCGGATTTGTCAGCTAAACGTATAAATTACGGAAACAATCCGATAACGAAATGGTGTCTGTCGAATACAAGTGTAGAAATTGACAAAAACGATAATATTCAACCCGTTAAAGGGAAGAATCAACGAAAACGAATCGATGGTCTTGCGGCAATGCTAGATGCGTATGTCATCTTCGAGGATAAATATGAAGAATACAAGAATATGATTTAG
- a CDS encoding site-specific integrase codes for MNFVQPIRDPELIREIKRFLREKSHRNYMLFVTGINSGLRISDILQLRVSDTERAYFNLVEMKTDKKKRIEMTPNLRKELKEYVEGKEPHEFLFQSREGVNKAIGRSMAYKILRDAAAHVDLDDIGTHTLRKTFGYHFYKQYKNIAILQKIFNHSDPKVTLGYIGIDQDEMDKAMKGFRI; via the coding sequence ATGAACTTTGTACAGCCGATAAGAGATCCAGAATTAATCCGTGAAATTAAACGTTTCTTAAGGGAGAAAAGCCATCGGAATTATATGTTGTTCGTGACTGGCATAAACAGCGGTTTGAGAATATCCGATATTCTTCAATTACGTGTTAGTGATACAGAGAGAGCATACTTTAATTTGGTAGAAATGAAAACAGATAAGAAAAAGCGTATAGAAATGACTCCAAACTTAAGGAAAGAACTGAAAGAATATGTTGAAGGAAAAGAACCTCATGAATTCTTGTTTCAAAGCCGAGAAGGTGTTAACAAAGCAATTGGACGTAGCATGGCCTACAAGATACTAAGGGATGCTGCAGCTCATGTTGATTTGGATGACATTGGGACCCACACGTTACGCAAGACATTCGGCTACCATTTTTACAAACAATACAAAAACATTGCCATATTACAGAAGATATTTAACCACTCGGACCCAAAAGTAACGTTAGGTTATATAGGTATTGACCAGGACGAAATGGACAAAGCCATGAAGGGATTCAGAATATGA